The Phragmites australis chromosome 15, lpPhrAust1.1, whole genome shotgun sequence genome window below encodes:
- the LOC133892683 gene encoding uncharacterized protein LOC133892683 has product MGHSRRFLNLIVDSRIPGVRTLSRIDLTRQQLFYPAPPPPPNGNGSESAAAQADAGNEASTMGRIRLSPPSVTFRASAVDNKWRIHCFPLADRRVLCADQSGRTFLFDADTRHVATMPSLHKPKRMPFFLFVPGASADSNSDSNSDSEAGWDTEDYVGDGVGSLFVMDGWPDMEPSYSD; this is encoded by the coding sequence ATGGGCCACTCGCGGCGGTTTCTGAATCTAATCGTGGACAGCCGCATTCCTGGCGTCAGGACGCTGAGCCGCATCGACCTAACGCGCCAGCAATTATTTTACCCtgcaccacctccaccaccaaacGGAAACGGATCAGAATCCGCAGCGGCGCAAGCCGACGCCGGCAATGAGGCGTCAACGATGGGGAGGATTCGGCTTTCCCCCCCGAGTGTCACCTTCCGAGCTTCAGCTGTGGACAACAAATGGAGGATCCACTGCTTCCCGCTCGCGGATCGCAGGGTGCTCTGTGCCGACCAGTCGGGGCGCACCTTCCTCTTCGACGCTGACACGCGCCACGTGGCGACCATGCCCAGCCTCCATAAACCCAAACGGATGCCCTTCTTCCTCTTCGTCCCCGGCGCCAGTGCtgactccaactccgactcaAACTCCGACTCCGAAGCCGGATGGGACACCGAGGACTATGTTGGAGACGGTGTTGGCAGCCTCTTCGTCATGGACGGATGGCCCGATATGGAGCCGAGCTACAGCGACTAG